A DNA window from Naumovozyma dairenensis CBS 421 chromosome 7, complete genome contains the following coding sequences:
- the STP22 gene encoding ubiquitin-binding ESCRT-I subunit protein STP22 (similar to Saccharomyces cerevisiae STP22 (YCL008C); ancestral locus Anc_1.412), whose protein sequence is MFVDIESLQKNAKLKINRNLDSSGQLYLPIFANWDPRTCNIALVIQDFIRIAMKEDLLQTVPIQSPIRSPTNNFHNEFTSPTNSEINQVVNNESINFRPPLPPKPATALEPEIKNLIISRADSSPDTIVTKKLPIHSKFQVTSNLPLPPKKIPLVDRASSITSPPPFQATSNISTQTPIGNKNSPTVSKPPLHLKDDLDSVQVDLLDAGFKLQQDPNHKNAIKEVQGLLNQLTTNDKIYINNNILNRKASIDSAIKQFENLYQYETKNTINLHNSIQEMIKNLKSETESVDKQFAKLNVFQNTSEPSLEEEYDPLWMTTTETIGLNQLYTLVAKDKALSDTINMLYQMLNRGIIQLDIFVKKSRELGRQQFLTRLHIEKIAGLLLRI, encoded by the coding sequence ATGTTTGTAGATATCGAGTCTTTACAAAAGAATGCTAAATTGAAGATCAATAGGAATCTGGATTCAAGCGGGCAGTTATATCTTCCTATTTTTGCTAATTGGGATCCACGTACCTGTAATATAGCTTTAGTGATTCAAGACTTTATTAGAATAGCAATGAAGGAAGATCTATTACAAACTGTCCCTATTCAATCACCTATTAGAAGTCCAACTAATAATTTTCATAACGAATTTACTAGTCCAACGAATTCTGAAATAAACCAAGTAGTCAATAATGAAAGCATCAACTTTAGGCCGCCTTTACCTCCCAAACCGGCTACAGCTCTTGAGCCAGAGATAAAAAATCTCATTATATCAAGGGCTGATTCTTCTCCGGATACCATAGTTACCAAAAAACTGCCTATTCATTCAAAGTTTCAGGTAACTTCAAACTTACCGTTACCACCCAAGAAAATTCCTTTAGTAGACAGAGCATCGTCTATAACAAGTCCACCTCCCTTTCAAGCAACTAGTAATATTTCTACACAGACACCAAtaggaaataaaaattcacCAACAGTATCAAAGCCTCCTCTTCACCTAAAAGACGATCTTGACTCTGTTCAAGTCGATCTTCTGGACGCAGGATTTAAACTTCAGCAAGATCCCAACCATAAAAACGCAATCAAAGAGGTACAAGGGCTACTCAACCAACTTACAACAAACGATAAAATAtacattaataataacatacTAAACAGGAAGGCGTCGATAGACTCGGCAATCAAgcaatttgaaaatttgtACCAATATGAAACAAAGAATACAATAAACTTGCATAATTCCATTCaagaaatgataaaaaatttgaaaagcGAAACAGAATCAGTCGATAAACAATTTGCTAAACTTaatgtttttcaaaacaCCAGCGAACCGAGCTTAGAAGAGGAATATGACCCATTATGGATGACAACAACTGAAACAATTGGGCTGAATCAGCTATATACTCTCGTTGCAAAAGATAAAGCGCTTTCTGATACTATCAATATGCTATACCAAATGCTCAATAGAGGTATAATACAACTAGATATATTTGTCAAAAAATCCAGAGAGTTGGGAAGGCAACAATTTTTAACGAGATTACATATTGAGAAAATCGCTGGGCTGTTGCTTAGAATATAA
- the GBP2 gene encoding single-stranded telomeric DNA-binding/mRNA-binding protein (similar to Saccharomyces cerevisiae GBP2 (YCL011C) and HRB1 (YNL004W); ancestral locus Anc_1.408), translating to MSSEYELEPPRSYDSRRNDSRRGRSRGRGSFRGGRGSWRGNDRFSRPRGRGFRGSFQPPPEENINYDNRVFVGNLSFDTTAEDLVDYFSQVGEVVTADIITFKGRHKGLGTVEFTNADDATEAIERCDNTHFMGRDIYVKDDQPPPGARQKTMRIAPIRDINRQGYEAFVINLPYSITWQNLKDLFRECGDILRADIELDYNGFSRGLGSVLYATEDAMHRAIDTFNGYELEGRVLEVREGKFNPSHKEHIPEGTLDEVEPSIPTQSPFVEGVVGNGERNPTVFCQSLPLSTTVPDLYDLFGSFGDINHAELIYDTNGLSTGSAVVEYMSADYAEMCIDKLNNYNYGGHQLDISFAHRL from the coding sequence ATGAGTAGTGAGTATGAACTAGAACCACCCAGAAGTTACGATAGCCGTAGAAACGATAGTAGAAGAGGGAGATCCAGAGGTAGAGGAAGTTTTAGGGGTGGGCGCGGATCCTGGAGAGGTAATGATCGATTCAGCCGTCCTAGAGGCAGAGGATTTAGAGGATCTTTTCAACCACCACCAGAAGAGAATATAAACTATGATAACCGAGTTTTTGTTGGGAATTTGTCATTTGATACCACTGCAGAAGATTTAGTAGACTATTTTTCCCAAGTAGGAGAAGTAGTTACTGCCGATATCATAACTTTCAAAGGCCGTCATAAGGGATTAGGTACTGTGGAGTTTACCAATGCTGATGATGCCACTGAGGCAATCGAGAGATGTGATAACACACATTTTATGGGTCGTGACATCTATGTGAAAGATGATCAACCACCACCAGGAGCGAGACAAAAAACAATGCGAATTGCTCCAATAAGAGACATAAATAGACAAGGTTACGAAGCTTTTGTTATAAACTTACCTTACTCCATAACATGGCAAAACTTGAAGGATCTTTTCAGAGAATGTGGGGATATCCTTCGTGCTGACATTGAATTAGATTATAATGGGTTTTCAAGAGGTTTAGGTTCTGTTCTTTATGCCACAGAAGATGCTATGCATAGGGCAATAGATACTTTCAACGGTTATGAATTAGAAGGAAGAGTCTTAGAGGTAAGAGAAGGTAAATTTAACCCAAGTCACAAAGAACATATTCCCGAGGGAACTTTGGACGAAGTGGAGCCTTCAATTCCGACACAATCGCCGTTTGTCGAAGGAGTGGTTGGAAATGGTGAAAGGAATCCAACTGTATTCTGTCAAAGTTTACCGTTATCTACAACGGTTCCTGATTTGTACGATTTATTCGGTTCTTTTGGCGATATAAATCATGCTGAATTAATTTATGATACCAATGGTTTATCAACTGGTTCCGCTGTTGTCGAATATATGAGTGCTGACTATGCAGAGATGTGTATCGAtaaattgaacaattatAACTATGGTGGCCACCAATTAGACATATCATTCGCCCATCGTTTGTAA
- the NDAI0G04140 gene encoding Zn(II)2Cys6 transcription factor (similar to Saccharomyces cerevisiae TBS1 (YBR150C) and HAL9 (YOL089C); ancestral locus Anc_3.109): protein MMQDNIDESKKSQNPIETRLLGQELLGEQYWRMAETHQISGKEANFEPTTAAELSAPNPASSPSLIEAQKNIEREGNNDVHFEINNESNILNHPPKKRASKACDLCRRRKIKCDAFDDRLKKCSNCIKYHSECTFSNQNKRKGDLIEKAEESKRSRSKADIASALMQSTEFAPQASVEIPQRTLAEKRLPDQLTSKQEDAGVTLQTTSVPLKEAGLNDSKTTNISQFKIPDSLNSKIEKLDRKVAVVIDNMARFEWLLDKLIKKTENPNPTLNSSRKPRRKLYSTAILTAPKIEWVKYKLSPLTSDLQFISPINSILSISLKWYVVQVRKLMSGNVITQGLTQSQYYSLPDKNLATRLLINFHQFCISSVTGIIKLEECLSLASRYYDNVARETMTYPELFLLNVCVCSGASITRKMDSMVNEHRLLQIIENETFFNSNQYYHKLSMVCAHTKTIQALLIYYHYLQDNVSTELAVPVLDTAVRFAMELRLKRKKIHMSFLDVNEVLDRGSLWWHCFSADARASMILSRPPIISLDNMDVLTDAGYFDLLKKNILPKLVKDTVAIEKIDNVHKALDIIGNHCEYFPFFISYFVSKLLSLESRVFSQCFAVRSTLHLSFDEILHSISDLNKELRTWFDKLPPAMKLESYKQYLSLLLMDPTIHNTTLSFKVACSQVISCHLHYLYLTNILSMFACSFILDNQNLFTDSTHDVPAVFKTFCEQSKMASITALKVFQSLEYQPCMHNDMLYPFSTAVFVLIFFIIDGLEDDNSGDLISLLNLLHDSHIHLVGDNQRNLSYNNMKWSTTVFMYSFLLKNIISKMKEMPMFRGSLNIDESYYDSILSSLLTSSNSIKTEAVQEYIDTLKSMGVHSGDFDDIDEIGFNNKPSSNSRDTETILNPFKDVSSEFFQLLKSSNFIGNIRREANLPDKVEEADNSLFANFPYPLSFIYPRYRSSKGIDINEEWRKSEVLQAKQQQPSQIKELLPFGSLLFDRDFSVMNIFSN, encoded by the coding sequence ATGATGCAAGATAACATTGATGAAAGCAAGAAATCACAGAACCCTATCGAAACCCGTTTGTTAGGTCAAGAGCTTTTAGGAGAGCAATATTGGAGAATGGCCGAAACACATCAAATTTCAGGGAAAGAGGCAAACTTTGAACCTACTACCGCTGCAGAGCTTTCAGCTCCGAATCCAGCTTCGTCCCCTTCGCTAATAGAAGCGCAGAAGAACATTGAGAGGGAAGGAAATAATGACgttcattttgaaattaataatgagaGCAATATACTCAATCACCCACCAAAGAAGAGGGCATCAAAAGCATGCGATCTATGCCGAAGgagaaaaatcaaatgtGACGCATTTGACGACAGACTAAAGAAGTGTTCAAACTGTATTAAGTACCATTCAGAGTGTACTTTTTCAAACCAGAATAAAAGGAAAGGagatttaattgaaaaagcGGAGGAATCAAAGCGCAGTCGAAGTAAAGCTGATATTGCTTCTGCACTAATGCAAAGTACTGAATTCGCACCGCAGGCGTCCGTTGAAATACCTCAACGTACATTAGCTGAAAAACGATTACCCGATCAACTTACCAGTAAGCAGGAGGATGCTGGTGTCACCCTTCAAACAACTAGCGTTCCTTTGAAAGAGGCGGGCTTGAACGATTCTAAAACAACCAATATTTCACAATTCAAAATACCAGACTCCCTGAATTCGAAAATAGAGAAGTTGGACAGAAAGGTTGCTGTCgttattgataatatggCGAGATTTGAGTGGTTGTTGGATAAGTTAATAAAGAAGACTGAAAATCCAAACCCAACCTTAAACAGTTCAAGAAAACCTCGTCGTAAACTCTATTCGACTGCAATATTGACGGCACCCAAAATAGAATGGGTTAAATACAAACTTTCTCCACTTACATCGGACTTACAATTTATTTCTCCAATAAATAGTATTTTAAGCATTTCATTAAAATGGTATGTCGTTCAAGTTCGGAAATTAATGAGTGGCAATGTGATTACTCAAGGCCTGACTCAGTCTCAGTATTACTCATTGCCAGATAAGAACCTGGCAACACGCCTGTTGATCAATTTTCACCAATTCTGTATTTCGTCCGTCACTGGAATTATTAAGTTAGAAGAATGTCTCTCTTTGGCTAGCAGATATTACGATAATGTGGCCAGAGAGACTATGACATATCCGGAATTATTCCTATTGAATGTGTGTGTTTGTTCGGGGGCAAGTATAACTAGGAAAATGGATTCAATGGTAAACGAGCATAGGCTCCTCCAAATTATAGAAAACGaaacttttttcaatagcAATCAATACTATCATAAACTATCAATGGTGTGTGCTCACACAAAGACAATACAGGCGTTGCTAATATACTATCACTATTTACAGGATAATGTCAGTACTGAACTTGCTGTTCCCGTTTTAGATACAGCTGTGAGGTTTGCAATGGAACTTCGTCTCAaacgaaaaaaaatacatatGAGCTTTTTAGATGTTAATGAAGTACTCGACAGGGGTAGTCTTTGGTGGCATTGTTTTTCTGCGGATGCGAGAGCATCTATGATCCTATCAAGACCGCCAATTATCAGTTTGGATAACATGGACGTTCTCACAGATGCAGGATATTTCGACTTGctcaagaaaaatattctacCGAAACTTGTCAAAGATACAGTGgccattgaaaaaattgacaaTGTACATAAGGCATTAGATATAATTGGTAATCATTGTGAATATTTCCCTTTTTTTATAtcatattttgtttcaaaacTTCTCAGCCTTGAATCTAGAGTCTTTTCTCAATGTTTTGCTGTCAGAAGTACATTGCACCTATCTTTTGACGAAATACTACATAGCATTTCTGATCTGAACAAAGAATTAAGGACATGGTTCGATAAATTACCACCTGCAATGAAATTGGAGAGCTATAAGCAGTATCTATCGCTATTGCTTATGGACCCAACCATTCATAATACAACACTATCATTCAAAGTTGCATGTTCTCAAGTAATAAGTTGCCaccttcattatttatacTTAACGAATATATTGAGTATGTTTGCTTGTTCGTTCATTCTAGACAATCAGAACTTGTTTACCGATTCCACTCACGATGTGCCTGCCGTCTTCAAAACATTTTGTGAACAATCTAAGATGGCCAGTATAACTGCATTGAAAGTATTTCAGTCCTTGGAATATCAACCTTGTATGCACAATGATATGTTATACCCTTTTTCAACTGCTGTATTTGTgttaattttctttattatcgATGGGCTTGAGGATGATAATTCAGGGGATCTTATATCTCTtctaaatttattacatGATTCCCATATTCATTTGGTGGGAGATAATCAAAGGAATTTATCTTATAATAACATGAAATGGAGCACCACAGTTTTCATGTATTCTTTTCtgttaaagaatattatttcaaagatgAAAGAGATGCCGATGTTCCGGGGCTCTCTAAATATTGATGAGAGCTATTATGATAGTATTTTATCAAGCTTATTGACTTCATCCAATTCCATAAAAACAGAAGCAGTTCAAGAGTATATCGACACACTGAAGTCGATGGGAGTTCATAGCGGCgattttgatgatattgatgagaTAGGcttcaacaacaaaccATCCAGTAATTCTAGAGACACAGAAACAATATTGAACCCTTTCAAGGATGTATCTTCAGAATTTTTCCAACTCTTGAAGTCATCTAATTTTATTGGCAATATTAGACGGGAGGCAAATTTACCAGATAAAGTAGAGGAGGCTGATAACTCACTGTTCGCTAATTTTCCCTATCCATTATCGTTTATTTATCCAAGGTATAGATCATCGAAAGGAATTGACATAAATGAGGAGTGGCGTAAAAGTGAAGTTCTCCAGGCAAAGCAGCAACAACCTTCacaaataaaagaattattgCCTTTCGgaagtttattatttgatcGGGATTTCTCAGttatgaatattttcaGCAACTAG
- the LDB16 gene encoding Ldb16p (similar to Saccharomyces cerevisiae LDB16 (YCL005W); ancestral locus Anc_1.414), protein MNCSSARLQFYSILLVLVPTSILLRNVFSLIALPLNIPLKIFTGSSIQQIILGTNISITNYIAITICQYLVVLISLGTLIGLSLGGVLITFHSIFVIPNVYLDLSEVYKAITHQISANLPFIAKSSPDKTAITIDDGSTNKIMHKPTGNVETSKRPGVLTPQTPPHEIFDTYQSNPYTDGSDISSNWRKQDAMFTTLTSPLSSSRENVLNVATNLPSDFFQEKEKNSNSYNISMFENMYTPSNNENHYISSAQSPRQFKNRQSSSTSSSMSDLLDPFSTITVPTTLRTRRDHGTLVNRKAAYSGNILKAAKAGLFQDA, encoded by the coding sequence ATGAACTGCTCCTCCGCAAGATTGCAATTTTATTCCATTCTTTTAGTATTAGTACCTACTTCTATCTTATTAAGGAATGTATTTTCGTTGATAGCTTTGCCCTTAAACATACCTCTAAAAATCTTCACTGGTTCATCAATTCAGCAGATTATACTCGGaacaaatatatcaataacTAATTACATTGCGATAACTATTTGCCAATATCTAGTAGTTCTCATATCATTAGGAACACTTATTGGGTTGTCCCTTGGAGGTGTTCTAATAACATTCCACTCGATTTTCGTGATACCAAATGTTTATCTGGATCTCTCAGAAGTTTACAAAGCTATTACGCATCAAATTTCAGCCAATCTACCGTTCATTGCTAAGAGTAGTCCTGACAAAACTGCCATAACCATCGACGACGGTTCGACAAATAAGATAATGCACAAACCAACAGGAAACGTCGAAACATCAAAAAGGCCTGGTGTTCTTACGCCACAAACTCCTCCCCACGAGATATTTGATACTTATCAATCAAATCCATATACTGACGGTTCAGATATCTCTTCCAATTGGCGCAAACAAGACGCTATGTTTACAACTCTAACATCGCCGTTAAGTTCATCTAGAGAAAATGTCCTGAATGTTGCCACAAACTTACCAAGCGATTTTTTCcaagaaaaagagaagaattCTAATAGTTACAATATATCCATGTTCGAAAATATGTACACACCTTCGAATAATgaaaatcattatatttcatCGGCACAATCACCAAGGCAATTCAAAAATCGACAGTCTTCGTCtacatcttcttcaatgtCAGATCTTTTAGACCCGTTCAGTACCATCACTGTGCCGACAACATTAAGAACCAGGAGGGATCATGGTACTTTGGTTAATCGAAAAGCAGCTTATTCAGGTAATATACTTAAGGCCGCAAAAGCAGGTTTATTTCAAGATGCGTAA
- the SGF29 gene encoding Sgf29p (similar to Saccharomyces cerevisiae SGF29 (YCL010C); ancestral locus Anc_1.409) translates to MDGQWDLVISSLQDIYNANEVIQFDDDLNSKRIQFANLSDEQLQNHLTKFQDHMENVKRAHRLLDAVRVNLDTILGYTPPDSSIQPAHKAAKSQSRKNTAPTGMVYWVSQYNPSEGIQNGSEVAYKPRKGGDGEWFQCEVIKIATDGMKFEVRDPEPDELGKTGKIFKCTWKDIILIPSINTPKSLTPNYPAGSKVLARYPETTTFYPAVVIGSKRDGTCRLRFDGEEEVDKETEVPRRLVLPFPMVSSSPAKK, encoded by the coding sequence atggacGGTCAATGGGATTTAGTCATATCGTCTCTCCAAGATATATACAACGCTAATGAGGTTATACAATTTGACgatgatttgaattcaaaaagGATACAGTTTGCAAATCTGTCAGATGAACAATTGCAAAATCATTTAACAAAGTTTCAAGATCATATGGAAAATGTAAAGAGGGCCCATCGTCTACTTGATGCAGTTCGTGTAAATTTGGATACAATTTTAGGGTATACTCCTCCAGATTCTTCTATTCAACCAGCTCATAAGGCTGCAAAGAGCCAATCTAGGAAAAACACGGCTCCTACCGGCATGGTATATTGGGTGAGTCAGTATAATCCAAGTGAGGGAATTCAAAATGGGTCTGAAGTTGCGTATAAACCTAGGAAAGGGGGAGATGGGGAATGGTTTCAATGTGAGGTTATTAAAATAGCCACAGACGGAATGAAGTTTGAAGTCAGAGATCCGGAACCTGATGAGTTAGGTAAAACAGgtaaaatctttaaatgtACGTGGAAGGATATTATTCTCATTCCTTCCATTAATACACCGAAATCGTTGACACCAAATTATCCGGCAGGATCTAAGGTTCTGGCTAGATATCctgaaacaacaacatttTATCCGGCAGTAGTGATTGGCAGTAAACGCGACGGGACTTGTCGTCTTAGATTTGACGGTGAGGAAGAAGTGGACAAAGAGACAGAAGTACCGAGGAGGTTAGTATTACCATTTCCAATGGTATCATCTTCTCCTGCAAAAAAGTAA
- the ILV6 gene encoding acetolactate synthase regulatory subunit (similar to Saccharomyces cerevisiae ILV6 (YCL009C); ancestral locus Anc_1.411), whose protein sequence is MIRTLLSSNTKRCLVRYSSSSTSALAYKQLHRHAARPPLPTLETPSWDANSAVSSILYETPAPSRQPRKQHVLNCLVQNEPGVLSRISGTLAARGFNIDSLVVCNTEVKDLSRMTIVLQGQDGVVEQARRQIEDLVPVYAVLNYTNSQIIKRELVMARISLLGTEYFEDLLLHHHKSTSDVDQTQELVNEIREKKFHPSNLPASEVLRLKHEHLNDITNLANNFGGRVVDISETSCIVELSAKPTRISAFLKLIEPFGVLECARSGMMALPRTPLKTTAEEAEEADSESKINDIVDISQLPPG, encoded by the coding sequence ATGATTAGAACACTTTTAAGTAGCAACACTAAGAGGTGTTTGGTGCGTTAtagttcttcttcaacGTCTGCTTTAGCTTACAAGCAATTGCATAGACATGCAGCAAGACCTCCTTTACCTACGCTAGAAACTCCATCATGGGATGCTAATAGTGCTGTGTCATCAATTCTTTACGAAACACCAGCCCCTTCACGCCAACCAAGAAAACAACATGTTTTAAACTGTTTGGTTCAAAACGAACCAGGTGTCCTTTCAAGAATTTCCGGTACATTAGCCGCAAGAGGTTTTAATATCGATTCCTTAGTTGTATGTAACACAGAAGTCAAGGATTTGAGTAGAATGACTATTGTCTTACAAGGTCAAGATGGTGTTGTTGAACAAGCTAGAAGACAGATCGAAGATTTAGTCCCTGTTTATGCCGTCTTAAATTACACCAACTctcaaattattaaaagagAACTAGTGATGGCACGTATTTCCTTATTAGGTACtgaatattttgaagatttattgTTACATCATCATAAAAGTACCAGTGATGTCGATCAAACTCAAGAATTAGTTAACGAGATTAGAGAAAAGAAGTTTCATCCTTCTAATCTACCAGCAAGTGAAGTATTAAGATTAAAACATGAACATTTGAATGATATTACAAACTTAGCAAACAACTTCGGTGGTAGAGTCGTTGATATTAGTGAAACAAGTTGTATCGTTGAACTTTCTGCCAAACCAACCCGTATTTCAGCTTTCCTGAAATTGATCGAGCCATTCGGTGTTTTGGAATGTGCAAGAAGTGGTATGATGGCTTTACCAAGAACACCTTTGAAGACTACTGCagaagaagcagaagaAGCGGATAGCGAGAGCAagattaatgatattgttgatatttCTCAATTACCACCTGgttaa